The Paraburkholderia sp. SOS3 genome includes a region encoding these proteins:
- a CDS encoding patatin-like phospholipase family protein: MFDQVVFAGGGNRCWWQAGFWDIVQPELHIRPRVIAGISAGAATACMLYTRDAEWVMRYYEHALRDNTKNAYWGNLLRGRSVFPHYRIYRQALLDIYGENFGKLAHAPEIRVGVSHLPRWLGARSAVAAGLIAYNIEKYVRKTLHPTLGQTLGFHPEFVRAQDCASVDDLADLVLQSSCTPPFTPVLRRNGRPVLDGGMVDNVPVGALDEASGDVLVMVTRLYPRPRMFVVPHGNQRRLYVQPSRKVPISSWDYTRASQMQHAYNLGRADGEQFLQHLPQLLGAATRD; the protein is encoded by the coding sequence ATGTTCGATCAAGTCGTATTCGCAGGCGGCGGCAATCGCTGCTGGTGGCAAGCGGGTTTCTGGGACATCGTTCAACCTGAGTTGCACATCCGTCCGCGCGTGATCGCGGGCATTTCCGCGGGCGCGGCCACCGCGTGCATGCTGTACACGCGCGACGCCGAATGGGTCATGCGCTACTACGAGCACGCGCTGCGCGACAACACGAAGAACGCCTATTGGGGCAATCTGTTGCGCGGCCGATCGGTGTTCCCTCACTACCGCATCTATCGACAGGCACTGCTCGACATCTACGGCGAAAATTTCGGCAAGCTTGCGCACGCGCCCGAGATTCGTGTCGGCGTATCGCACCTGCCGCGCTGGCTCGGCGCGCGCAGCGCCGTCGCCGCAGGATTGATCGCGTACAACATCGAGAAATACGTGCGCAAGACACTGCATCCGACGCTCGGCCAGACACTCGGCTTTCATCCGGAATTCGTGCGCGCACAAGATTGCGCGAGCGTCGACGATCTGGCCGACCTGGTCCTGCAATCGTCTTGCACGCCGCCGTTTACGCCTGTATTGCGGCGCAATGGGCGGCCGGTGCTCGACGGCGGCATGGTCGACAACGTGCCGGTCGGCGCGCTCGACGAAGCGTCAGGCGACGTGCTCGTGATGGTGACGCGTCTCTATCCGAGGCCGCGGATGTTCGTTGTGCCGCACGGCAACCAGCGGCGGCTCTACGTGCAGCCGTCCCGCAAAGTGCCGATTTCGAGCTGGGATTACACGAGAGCGTCGCAGATGCAGCACGCCTACAACCTCGGACGCGCCGACGGCGAGCAGTTCCTGCAACACTTGCCGCAACTGCTCGGCGCCGCAACACGCGATTGA